The Yoonia sp. SS1-5 genome contains a region encoding:
- a CDS encoding ion transporter: MSLRAKTATFLETPIVGTVIIGVIIFNAIILGLETSDAVMAQAGSLIRMLDAACLAFFVAEIVAKLFAYGLRFFRNGWNIFDLVIVGISLVPASAGMSVLRALRILRVLRLLSVAPRLRRVVEGFVTALPGMGSVFVLMAIIFYIGAVMATKLFGDAFPEWFGSLGRSGYTLFQVMTLESWSMGIVRPVMEAFPYAWAFFVPFIMVTTFAVVNLLVGLIVNSMQDAHAEESNAATDEYRSEIIARLEAIEKAVKDRK, encoded by the coding sequence ATGAGTTTGCGCGCCAAAACGGCGACTTTCCTGGAGACCCCCATCGTCGGGACGGTGATCATCGGCGTGATCATCTTCAACGCGATCATTCTGGGGCTGGAGACGTCCGATGCGGTGATGGCACAGGCCGGATCGCTGATCCGGATGCTTGACGCCGCCTGCCTTGCCTTTTTCGTGGCCGAGATCGTGGCAAAGCTGTTCGCCTATGGGTTGCGCTTTTTCCGCAATGGCTGGAACATCTTTGATCTGGTGATTGTTGGCATTTCACTTGTTCCCGCATCAGCAGGCATGTCGGTGCTGCGTGCGCTGCGGATCCTGCGCGTTTTGCGCCTGCTGTCGGTGGCACCCCGGCTGCGCCGCGTCGTCGAAGGGTTTGTGACCGCCCTGCCGGGCATGGGCTCTGTTTTTGTGCTGATGGCGATCATTTTCTATATCGGGGCGGTCATGGCAACGAAACTGTTTGGAGATGCGTTCCCGGAATGGTTCGGCAGCCTTGGACGGTCAGGATACACCCTGTTTCAGGTCATGACGCTGGAAAGCTGGTCGATGGGGATCGTTCGCCCGGTGATGGAGGCATTCCCTTACGCCTGGGCTTTCTTTGTCCCGTTCATCATGGTGACCACCTTTGCCGTCGTGAACCTGCTTGTCGGTTTGATCGTCAATTCGATGCAGGATGCGCATGCCGAGGAAAGCAATGCCGCGACCGATGAATACCGGTCCGAGATCATTGCCCGGCTTGAAGCCATCGAAAAAGCCGTGAAAGACCGCAAATAG